Proteins encoded by one window of Rutidosis leptorrhynchoides isolate AG116_Rl617_1_P2 chromosome 7, CSIRO_AGI_Rlap_v1, whole genome shotgun sequence:
- the LOC139859060 gene encoding putative F-box protein At3g20705 produces the protein MSKSKELPTDIIVDILSRVPARYILRFKSVSKSWYALFQNPNFISKHFQNQSSVPSFLFPPEKSTTPTSTSDHTVGLILSDSSYKSINFSIEIDISKSFDIYGICNGLICMSVFPLGSIILLWNPATRVFKDLPISPIHRPQADRLLLVVLGFGYDDVVMDYKVFRIVYFGNQMHQVEMFSLCTNSWREIKTRVDFIIYEAACRVFLNGKFHWAAFGFVDNHNTKLIVYFDLRDEVFNYIMLPKFEFEGCIGQYIDAHWQVVAMKESLAVIAWSENGSGVVIFEVWVLKEYRVVSSWTKYTSFELQTKVARPFGCGIKGEFLLVKDNEQLVVYDPDTQRFNNLGKYRFGYYSRVFNHVGSLIPINGEKVATRTNLSSVVLDAFFANL, from the coding sequence ATGTCGAAGTCGAAAGAGCTTCCTACGGACATAATCGTTGATATCCTGTCGCGTGTTCCTGCTAGATACATTCTCCGTTTCAAATCCGTTTCCAAATCATGGTACGCCCtttttcaaaaccctaatttcatctccaaacatttccaaaatcaatccTCAGTTCCATCTTTCCTTTTTCCACCTGAAAAATCCACCACCCCAACTTCCACATCTGATCACACCGTTGGTTTGATCTTATCTGATTCTTCATACAAATCAATCAATTTCTCAATCGAAATCGACATTTCGAAATCGTTTGATATTTACGGCATCTGTAACGGGTTGATTTGTATGAGTGTATTTCCgcttggttcgattattttgttatGGAATCCTGCTACTAGGGTTTTTAAAGACTTGCCTATTTCGCCTATCCATCGTCCTCAAGCTGATCGTCTGTTACTGGTTGTGTTAGGTTTTGGGTATGATGATGTTGTAATGGACTACAAGGTGTTTAGGATTGTGTATTTTGGTAATCAGATGCATCAAGTTGAGATGTTCTCGTTGTGTACGAATTCATGGAGGGAGATCAAGACTCGTGTTGATTTTATTATATATGAGGCGGCATGTAGAGTGTTTCTGAATGGGAAGTTTCATTGGGCCGCCTTCGGGTTTGTGGATAATCATAACACCAAATTGATTGTGTATTTTGATCTTCGTGATGAGGTGTTTAATTACATAATGCTACCTAAGTTTGAATTTGAAGGATGTATTGGACAATATATAGACGCTCATTGGCAGGTTGTAGCGATGAAAGAATCACTAGCGGTGATCGCTTGGAGCGAGAATGGGTCTGGGGTGGTGATATTTGAGGTGTGGGTGTTGAAAGAATACAGAGTGGTTTCATCGTGGACGAAATATACGTCATTTGAACTTCAAACTAAGGTTGCCAGACCATTCGGGTGTGGAATTAAAGGTGAGTTTTTGTTGGTTAAGGATAATGAACAACTGGTTGTGTATGATCCAGATACACAAAGGTTTAACAATTTGGGGAAATATCGGTTTGGTTACTATTCTAGGGTGTTTAATCACGTTGGAAGTTTAATTCCTATCAATGGTGAGAAGGTTGCCACTAGGACTAATTTATCATCTGTGGTTCTTGATGCTTTCTTTGCTAATCTCTAA
- the LOC139859061 gene encoding HIPL1 protein-like, whose protein sequence is MPVLILVDAGQSNHSSNNRTNDSNAHQPPNGLCLEKLGNSSYVYMVPHPDGSNRVFVCTQQGKIWLAVVPEVGSSQSLMIESDPFLDLSDQVQFATEMGLMSMAFHPNFTNNGRFFVAFNCDKFQQPGCEGRCSCNTDVGCDPSKVDSLQESFPCQFHVAVAEFTANGTTSSSKLSWKGHANSVEVRRIFTMGLPFEAYHAGQILFGPVVDGYMYFMIGDASHVADPYNFAQNKKSLLGKILRLDVDNIPSKEEISRLGLWGNYSIPKDNPYTMDKELEPEIWALGFSNPWRCSFDLQNLSRFICGDIGKDQYEEINIIKKGGNYGWRVYEGPYPTHPLKAPGGYTSSTSITPIFPIAGYNHDSVDATKGPASIIAGYVYRATADPCLYGWYIYTDLYSYAIWATIETTENSGNFSSVNVPFSCAHDSPMECRFKPGMHGVPDLGYVLSLSQDNNKDVYLLASSGVYRVAAPSRCGYRCSKEKFSNLTRVPSSGTTLLMAASFRLEEFTGCIIFDYFVPMWLV, encoded by the exons ATGCCTGTTTTGATTTTGGTGGACGCAGGTCAATCAAACCACTCTTCTAATAATAGGACAAATGACTCAAATGCCCATCAACCTCCTAATGGTCTATGTCTTGAAAAACTTGGGAACAGTTCCTATGTCTATATGGTTCCGCACCCAGATGGCTCAAACCGAGTTTTTGTGTGTACCCAACAAGGTAAGATATGGTTAGCCGTGGTTCCTGAGGTGGGTTCGTCACAAAGTTTGATGATAGAATCAGACCCGTTTCTtgatttgagtgatcaagttcaattTGCAACCGAAATGGGACTTATGAGTATGGCGTTCCATCCAAACTTTACTAATAATGGGAGATTTTTTGTTGCTTTTAATTGTGATAAGTTTCAACAGCCTGGTTGTGAAGGCAGATGTTCATGTAATACAGATGTCGGTTGTGATCCTTCAAAGGTCGATTCTCTTCAAGAAAGTTTTCCTTGCCAATTTCACGTTGCAGTTGCAGAGTTCACTGCTAATGGCACCACCTCTTCTTCAAAACTTTCATGG AAGGGACATGCTAATTCGGTTGAGGTAAGAAGAATATTTACGATGGGGCTCCCGTTTGAAGCATATCACGCGGGCCAAATTCTGTTTGGCCCTGTTGTTGATGGTTACATGTATTTCATGATCGGAGACGCTTCACATGTTGCTGACCCGTACAACTTTGCACAGAACAAGAAATCACTACTTGGAAAGATATTGAGGCTTGATGTGGACAACATACCGA GTAAAGAGGAGATAAGTAGGCTTGGCCTATGGGGAAACTATTCAATACCAAAAGACAATCCATACACTATGGATAAAGAACTTGAGCCCGAGATTTGGGCTTTGGGTTTTAGTAATCCTTGGCGCTGCAGTTTTGACTTACAAAATCTTTCTCGATTCATATGTGGAGACATCGGAAAG GATCAATATGAAGAGATCAATATAATAAAAAAAGGTGGAAACTACGGATGGCGAGTTTATGAGGGCCCGTATCCGACCCATCCATTAAAAGCTCCTGGCGGTTACACCAGTTCAACCTCCATAACTCCCATATTTCCTATAGCCGGATACAACCACGATAGCGTTGATGCAACCAAAGGCCCTGCCTCAATTATAGCTGGTTATGTTTACCGAGCTACCGCAGATCCATGCTTGTATGGCTG GTACATATACACAGACTTGTACAGCTACGCTATATGGGCAACTATTGAAACTACTGAAAACAGTGGGAACTTTTCTAGTGTCAACGTACCGTTCAGTTGTGCGCATGACTCACCAATGGAATGTAGGTTCAAGCCTGGGATGCACGGTGTGCCTGATTTGGGATACGTGCTATCGTTAAGTCAAGATAACAACAAAGATGTGTATTTGTTGGCTAGCAGTGGTGTGTATAGGGTTGCAGCCCCTAGCCGTTGCGGGTATCGTTGCTCTAAAGAAAAGTTTTCAAATTTAACTAGAGTTCCTTCTTCTGGAACAACCTTATTAATGGCTGCAAgcttt AGGCTTGAAGAGTTCACAGGCTGCATCATATTTGACTATTTTGTACCAATGTGGCTTGTGTGA